The Oncorhynchus masou masou isolate Uvic2021 chromosome 6, UVic_Omas_1.1, whole genome shotgun sequence genome has a window encoding:
- the rab22a gene encoding ras-related protein Rab-22A produces MTLRELKVCLLGDTGVGKSSIVWRFVEDNFDPNINPTIGASFMTKTVQYQNELHKFLIWDTAGQERFRALAPMYYRGSAAAIIVYDITKEDSFQTLKNWVKELRQHGPPNIVVAIAGNKCDLSDAREVSEKDAKDYADSIHAIFVETSAKNAININEVFIEISQRIPVLDAGGGAAGNGFKLRRRPSETRTRTCC; encoded by the exons ATGACGTTGAGAGAGTTAAAGGTTTGCCTTCTTGGG GACACTGGGGTTGGAAAGTCAAGCATTGTTTGGAGGTTTGTGGAGGACAACTTTGACCCTAACATTAATCCAACTATTGG GGCATCCTTCATGACAAAGACGGTGCAGTATCAAAATGAGCTTCACAAATTTCTCATCTGGGACACTGCAGGGCAAGAGAGA TTCCGTGCGTTGGCGCCAATGTACTACAGAGGCTCTGCGGCAGCCATCATTGTTTATGACATCACTAAAGAG GACTCGTTCCAGACGTTAAAGAACTGGGTGAAGGAGCTTCGCCAGCACGGCCCGCCCAACATCGTGGTAGCCATCGCTGGCAACAAGTGTGACCTATCCGATGCCAG GGAGGTCTCGGAGAAGGATGCCAAGGACTACGCTGACTCCATCCACGCCATCTTTGTGGAGACCAGCGCCAAGAACGCCATTAACATCAATGAGGTCTTTATAGAGATAA GTCAACGGATCCCTGTCCTCGATGCAGGGGGAGGGGCTGCAGGGAATGGCTTCAAACTGCGCCGGCGGCCCTCAGAGACCCGGACCCGGACCTGCTGCTGA